A region of Rhodanobacteraceae bacterium DNA encodes the following proteins:
- a CDS encoding tmRNA-binding protein SmpB: MAKKKDKDGKGSSTIALNKRARHEYHIDERYEAGVALQGWEVKSLRAGRINLTDAYALVKGGELFLFGASIPPLLSASTHVIADERRTRKLLLHRAEIDKLIGAVERKGLTLIPLAMYWKQNRAKVEIGLARGKQAHDKRASEKEREWNIEKQRTLRAHNKAG; this comes from the coding sequence ATGGCCAAGAAGAAAGACAAGGACGGCAAGGGCTCCTCGACGATCGCGTTGAACAAGCGCGCGCGCCACGAATACCACATCGATGAACGCTACGAGGCCGGCGTCGCGCTGCAAGGCTGGGAAGTGAAGAGCCTGCGCGCGGGTCGCATCAACCTCACCGACGCCTACGCGCTGGTCAAGGGCGGCGAGCTGTTCCTGTTCGGCGCGTCGATCCCGCCGCTGCTTTCGGCTTCCACGCACGTGATCGCCGACGAGCGCCGCACGCGCAAGCTGCTGCTGCACCGTGCCGAGATCGACAAGCTGATCGGCGCGGTCGAGCGCAAGGGACTCACCCTGATTCCGCTGGCGATGTACTGGAAGCAGAACCGCGCCAAGGTCGAGATCGGCCTCGCGCGCGGCAAGCAGGCGCACGACAAGCGCGCGTCGGAAAAAGAACGCGAGTGGAACATCGAGAAGCAGCGCACGTTGCGCGCGCACAACAAGGCGGGGTGA
- a CDS encoding Aryl sulfotransferase, producing MMRAGMREINRAELTGSIAVHFIGVTVRVGNIVWLASYPKSGNTWLRAFLANLVANRAEPLRPDEIRDYTDYETRPERFSELAGRPSIELGVAEIAALRSDVHALIARHAQGTRLLMTHNFCGSFEGHPLFNWQVTAGAIYVVRNPLDVAVSMTHHYGLTLDEAIERLGDDRVASVNDNVAVSHLIGSWSTHVSGWAEMAQRAEGKVIVLRYEDLLEKPAKHFARAAKLIGLGNDKARIERAVKHTSFQTLSALEQKHGFVEAVDEKTRFFFKGRANQWREALSREQVQRIVSDHREQMQRFKYIPAGY from the coding sequence ATGATGCGGGCGGGCATGCGGGAAATCAATCGCGCAGAGTTGACTGGTAGCATTGCTGTTCATTTCATCGGAGTGACAGTTCGCGTGGGGAATATTGTTTGGCTCGCGTCTTATCCCAAATCCGGCAACACGTGGCTGCGTGCGTTTCTGGCCAACCTGGTCGCGAATCGCGCCGAACCGCTGCGGCCGGACGAGATCCGCGACTACACCGATTACGAAACCCGCCCCGAACGTTTCAGCGAACTGGCCGGCCGTCCAAGCATTGAATTGGGCGTCGCCGAAATCGCGGCGCTGCGCAGCGACGTGCACGCGCTGATCGCGCGGCACGCACAAGGCACGCGCCTGCTGATGACCCACAATTTCTGCGGCAGCTTCGAGGGCCATCCGCTGTTCAACTGGCAGGTCACGGCCGGCGCGATCTACGTGGTGCGCAATCCGCTGGACGTGGCGGTCAGCATGACCCATCACTACGGATTGACGCTGGACGAAGCCATCGAGCGCCTAGGCGACGATCGCGTGGCATCGGTCAACGACAACGTTGCCGTCAGCCACCTCATCGGGTCGTGGTCGACGCACGTGTCGGGGTGGGCGGAAATGGCCCAGCGCGCGGAGGGCAAGGTGATCGTGCTGCGCTACGAGGACCTGCTGGAGAAACCCGCGAAGCATTTCGCCAGGGCCGCGAAGCTGATCGGGCTGGGCAACGACAAGGCGCGGATCGAGCGCGCGGTGAAGCACACGTCGTTCCAGACGTTGTCGGCGCTCGAACAGAAGCACGGGTTCGTGGAAGCCGTGGACGAAAAGACGCGGTTTTTCTTCAAGGGCCGCGCCAACCAGTGGCGCGAGGCGCTGAGCCGCGAGCAGGTGCAGCGCATCGTCAGCGATCACCGCGAGCAGATGCAGCGGTTCAAATACATTCCGGCGGGATATTGA
- a CDS encoding Integrase: MLSPSAVANAKPQAKPYKLADERGLFLLVRPNGSRWWRFKYRRPGTHKENLLSLGVYPDVSLRKARERRDDARKLLADGIDPGDKRKAETLAGAETFEAVAREWFAKFSGQWVEDHGNRIIRRLERDVFPWIGRKPVASVTAPDILAVLRRIDERGARETAHRARTNIGQVIRYAIATGRAERDPTADLRGAIPSPTEHNHAALIEPDSVGELLRAIDAYDGHFPTRCALQLAPLVFVRPGELRQAEWAEMDLDAAQWNLPAHKMKMRQPHLVPLSSQAVAILRELYPLTGAGRYVFPGGRSPKRPMSNNALNAALRRMGFDKDTMTAHGFRAMARTILDEQLGFRPDYIEHQLAHAVKDPNGRAYNRTAHLDARRKMMQAWADYLDGLRIAPGKIVAFKRKA, from the coding sequence ATGCTCAGTCCTTCCGCTGTAGCGAACGCCAAGCCGCAAGCGAAGCCGTACAAGCTCGCCGACGAACGCGGCCTGTTTCTGCTGGTGCGCCCGAACGGTTCGCGCTGGTGGCGCTTCAAGTACCGCCGACCCGGCACGCACAAAGAGAACTTGCTATCCCTTGGCGTGTACCCGGACGTATCGTTGCGCAAGGCGCGCGAGCGCCGCGACGATGCCCGCAAGCTGCTGGCCGACGGCATCGACCCCGGCGACAAGCGCAAGGCGGAAACGCTGGCGGGCGCGGAAACCTTCGAGGCCGTGGCGCGCGAATGGTTCGCCAAGTTTTCCGGCCAATGGGTAGAGGATCACGGCAACCGGATCATCCGCCGCCTGGAACGCGACGTGTTCCCGTGGATCGGACGCAAGCCGGTTGCCAGTGTCACCGCGCCGGACATTCTGGCCGTGCTGCGCCGGATCGACGAACGCGGCGCACGCGAAACCGCGCACCGGGCACGCACGAACATCGGGCAGGTGATCCGCTACGCCATCGCCACCGGACGCGCGGAGCGCGACCCTACCGCCGACCTGCGCGGAGCGATTCCATCGCCAACCGAACACAATCATGCGGCGCTGATCGAACCGGATAGCGTGGGCGAATTGCTGCGCGCCATCGATGCCTATGACGGGCACTTCCCTACCCGCTGCGCCTTGCAACTCGCGCCGCTGGTATTCGTCCGGCCCGGCGAACTGCGGCAAGCCGAGTGGGCGGAAATGGACCTTGACGCAGCGCAATGGAACCTGCCCGCCCACAAGATGAAGATGCGCCAGCCGCACCTTGTCCCGTTGTCGTCGCAAGCCGTGGCGATCCTGCGCGAACTGTACCCGCTGACTGGTGCGGGCCGTTACGTGTTTCCCGGCGGGCGTTCGCCAAAGCGACCCATGAGCAACAACGCGCTGAACGCCGCGCTGCGCCGCATGGGATTCGACAAGGACACCATGACCGCGCACGGCTTCCGCGCAATGGCGCGCACGATCCTTGACGAACAACTCGGCTTCCGCCCCGACTATATCGAACACCAGCTGGCGCATGCCGTGAAAGACCCGAACGGGCGCGCGTACAACCGCACCGCGCACCTGGACGCACGCCGCAAGATGATGCAGGCATGGGCGGACTACTTGGACGGGCTGCGGATCGCGCCCGGCAAGATTGTTGCATTCAAACGTAAGGCGTAA
- a CDS encoding putative MFS-type transporter: protein MSSSDTLTHSPTGNPHAEHVTPGDLAVGVIVGRISQSFDVFVFGLGCVLAFPKAFFPFASQLDGVFYAFAIFALGFIARPLGSMFFQVLQRHFGLATKLTIALFMLGMATAGIAFMPGYETLGAWAIAALAVLRFGQGFAMGGSWNGLASLTALMAPRERRGWYAMLAQLGEPIGFILAAGLFAYIWSSLSPDDFFAWGWRYPFFVAFAVNVVALFARLRMVVAPRYAAQLQHRELEPASMRELVRSQGGNIVLGAFAPLGSYALFYLVTIFGLSWALLFTQQSATGFLLVQIVGALVAIPCMFLSGWVADRFGRRTTLAVCGVLIAIYSGWTALMLSGGTLQGYLFIIFGFALLGFSHAQAAGAVNSNFPPEFRYTGAMITSDLGWLIGAGFGPLAALALAYFLGVDYVGVYLLSGAAGTLGALWFARRRNAFPND from the coding sequence ATGTCCAGCAGCGACACCTTGACCCATTCCCCGACCGGCAACCCGCACGCCGAGCACGTCACGCCCGGAGACCTCGCGGTCGGCGTGATCGTCGGGCGCATTTCCCAGTCGTTCGACGTGTTCGTGTTCGGGCTGGGCTGCGTGCTGGCGTTCCCGAAGGCGTTTTTCCCGTTCGCCAGCCAACTGGACGGCGTGTTCTACGCCTTCGCGATCTTCGCGTTGGGCTTCATCGCGCGCCCGCTGGGCTCGATGTTCTTCCAGGTGCTGCAGCGCCATTTCGGCCTCGCCACCAAGTTGACCATCGCGCTGTTCATGCTGGGCATGGCGACCGCAGGCATCGCGTTCATGCCCGGCTACGAGACGCTCGGCGCCTGGGCCATCGCGGCGCTGGCGGTGCTGCGCTTCGGCCAGGGTTTCGCGATGGGCGGAAGCTGGAACGGCCTGGCTTCGCTCACCGCGCTGATGGCGCCGCGCGAGCGCCGCGGCTGGTACGCGATGCTCGCCCAGTTGGGCGAGCCGATCGGCTTCATCCTCGCCGCCGGCCTGTTCGCCTACATCTGGTCCAGCCTGTCGCCGGACGATTTCTTCGCGTGGGGCTGGCGCTATCCGTTCTTCGTGGCGTTCGCGGTCAACGTGGTGGCCCTGTTCGCGCGCCTGCGCATGGTGGTCGCGCCGCGCTACGCCGCGCAGTTGCAGCACCGCGAACTCGAACCCGCGTCGATGCGCGAACTGGTGCGCTCGCAGGGCGGCAACATCGTGCTGGGCGCCTTCGCCCCGCTGGGCAGCTACGCGCTGTTCTACCTGGTGACGATCTTCGGGTTGTCGTGGGCGCTGCTGTTCACGCAACAGTCGGCGACCGGTTTCCTGCTGGTGCAGATCGTCGGCGCGCTGGTGGCCATTCCGTGCATGTTCCTGTCGGGCTGGGTCGCCGACCGTTTCGGCCGCCGCACGACCCTGGCGGTGTGCGGCGTGCTGATCGCCATCTACAGCGGCTGGACCGCGTTGATGCTGTCCGGCGGCACGCTGCAAGGTTATCTCTTCATCATCTTCGGTTTTGCGCTGCTCGGGTTTTCGCACGCCCAGGCCGCGGGCGCGGTCAACTCGAATTTCCCCCCCGAGTTCCGCTACACCGGCGCCATGATCACCTCCGACCTGGGCTGGCTGATCGGCGCCGGCTTCGGGCCGCTCGCGGCGCTGGCGCTGGCGTATTTCCTCGGAGTGGATTACGTCGGCGTCTATCTGCTGTCGGGCGCCGCCGGCACCTTGGGTGCGCTGTGGTTCGCGCGCCGGCGGAATGCTTTTCCCAACGACTGA
- a CDS encoding Cytochrome O ubiquinol oxidase subunit II, whose translation MLLERLRGLLLLPLLLLGGCNLVLLNPSGDVARQQSDIMITTTIIIALIIVPVLVAIAIIAWRYRASNKQARFDPEWDHSPQLELVVWAVPLLIIIAVGAVSWIGTHKTDPYRPLDRIASGKPVPADVKPLEVDVVSLQWKWLFFYPQYGVATVNELAAPVDRPIRFKLTADTMMDSFFVPALAGQVYTMPGMQTILHGVINKPDEYKGFSANFSGSGFTDMRFTFHGMSPQDFDAWIAKVRAAGGDLDRAAYDQLRRPSRDAPVQYYARFEPDLFTRILDLCVDPGEACKGPMMMAGSDAMPDMHAQPEHAAEPAAAQH comes from the coding sequence ATGCTCCTCGAACGCCTGCGCGGCTTGCTGCTGCTTCCCCTTCTCCTGCTGGGCGGCTGCAACCTGGTGTTGCTGAACCCTTCCGGCGACGTCGCGCGCCAGCAGAGCGACATCATGATCACCACCACGATCATCATCGCGCTGATCATCGTGCCGGTGCTGGTGGCCATCGCGATCATCGCGTGGCGCTACCGCGCCTCCAACAAGCAGGCCAGGTTCGATCCCGAGTGGGATCATTCGCCGCAGCTCGAACTGGTGGTGTGGGCGGTGCCGCTGCTGATCATCATCGCGGTGGGCGCGGTGAGCTGGATCGGCACCCACAAGACCGATCCGTATCGCCCGCTCGACCGCATCGCGTCGGGCAAACCGGTGCCGGCGGACGTCAAGCCGCTGGAAGTGGACGTGGTGTCGCTGCAATGGAAGTGGCTGTTCTTCTATCCGCAATACGGCGTCGCCACGGTGAACGAACTGGCCGCGCCGGTGGACCGGCCGATCCGGTTCAAGCTGACGGCGGACACCATGATGGATTCGTTCTTCGTGCCGGCGCTGGCGGGACAGGTCTACACGATGCCGGGCATGCAGACGATCCTGCACGGCGTCATCAACAAGCCCGACGAGTACAAGGGCTTTTCCGCGAACTTCAGCGGTTCCGGCTTCACCGACATGCGCTTCACGTTCCACGGCATGAGTCCGCAGGATTTCGATGCGTGGATCGCCAAGGTCCGCGCGGCGGGCGGCGACCTCGACCGCGCGGCGTATGACCAGTTGCGCCGGCCCAGCCGCGATGCGCCGGTGCAGTACTACGCGCGTTTCGAACCCGACCTGTTCACGCGCATCCTCGACCTGTGCGTCGATCCGGGCGAGGCGTGCAAGGGGCCGATGATGATGGCGGGCAGCGATGCCATGCCGGACATGCACGCCCAGCCGGAACACGCCGCCGAACCCGCCGCGGCGCAGCACTGA
- a CDS encoding Cytochrome O ubiquinol oxidase subunit I, with product MLEAMPHRAAIWNFLFGRLTIDSLPFLKPDLEGRIVLVTFIVVVILGIAILGAVTWARKWGYLWREWFTTVDHKKLGIMYMILGTVMLLRGFSDAIMMRSQQAVAFGPHMGYLPPEHYDQIFSAHGSIMIFFVAMAYIVGLMNYVMPLQIGSRDVAFPFLNNLSFWLTFGGAILFMLSLFLGDFSMAGWLAYPPVSELQQGTGVDYYIWGLQLSGVGTLLTGVNFVTTILKMRAPGMTLMKMPVFSWTALCTSGLIIATFPVLTATLFLLALDRYVGTHFFTTGFGGNLMMYINLIWVWGHPEVYILILPLFGVYSEIVPTFSGKPLFAYSSMVYATIAIMILSYLVWLHHFFTMGSGADVNSFFSLTTMMISIPTGVKIFNWLFTMYRGRVRFTVPMLWTMGFLFTFTIGGMTGVMLSVAPADFLLHNSLFLVAHFHNVIIGGVVFGVFAAINYWFPKAFGFKLDEFWGKATFWFWLVGFWVAFGPLYVLGLMGVTRRLSHFDDPSLQPYFIVAAFGAFLIALGILSFIIQIAVSIMRRKEYAVGGDPWNGRTLEWSTTSPPPEYNFAFIPIVHERDAWTDMKAHGFQRPQAGFNAIHMPKNTATGVIIGALAFACCFGLVWYIWWLAALSLVGIIAVAIAHTFNYHHDRHIHADEVRATERTGNWQQDAQGANA from the coding sequence ATGCTTGAAGCCATGCCCCACCGCGCCGCCATCTGGAACTTCCTGTTCGGGCGGCTGACGATCGATTCGCTGCCGTTCCTCAAGCCCGACCTCGAAGGCCGCATCGTCCTCGTGACCTTCATCGTGGTGGTGATCCTCGGCATCGCCATCCTCGGCGCCGTCACCTGGGCACGCAAATGGGGTTATCTGTGGCGCGAGTGGTTCACCACCGTCGACCACAAGAAGCTCGGCATCATGTACATGATCCTCGGCACGGTGATGCTGCTGCGCGGTTTTTCCGACGCGATCATGATGCGCTCGCAACAGGCGGTCGCGTTCGGGCCGCACATGGGCTACCTGCCGCCCGAGCACTACGACCAGATCTTCTCGGCGCACGGCTCGATCATGATCTTCTTCGTGGCGATGGCCTACATCGTCGGGCTGATGAACTACGTGATGCCGCTGCAGATCGGATCGCGCGACGTCGCGTTTCCGTTCCTCAACAACCTGAGCTTCTGGCTCACCTTCGGCGGCGCGATCCTGTTCATGCTGTCGCTGTTCCTCGGCGACTTCTCGATGGCCGGCTGGCTGGCCTATCCGCCCGTCTCCGAACTGCAGCAGGGAACGGGCGTCGATTACTACATCTGGGGCCTGCAACTTTCCGGCGTCGGCACGCTGCTGACCGGCGTCAACTTCGTGACCACGATCCTGAAGATGCGCGCGCCCGGCATGACGCTGATGAAGATGCCGGTGTTCAGCTGGACCGCGCTGTGCACCAGCGGGCTGATCATCGCGACCTTCCCGGTGCTGACCGCGACGCTGTTTCTGCTGGCGCTGGACCGCTACGTCGGCACCCACTTCTTCACCACCGGGTTCGGCGGCAACCTGATGATGTACATCAACCTGATCTGGGTGTGGGGCCACCCCGAGGTGTACATATTGATATTGCCGCTGTTCGGCGTGTATTCGGAAATCGTGCCGACGTTCTCGGGCAAGCCGCTGTTCGCGTATTCGTCGATGGTGTACGCCACCATCGCGATCATGATCCTGTCCTACCTGGTGTGGCTGCACCACTTCTTCACGATGGGCTCGGGCGCCGACGTCAACTCGTTCTTCTCGCTGACGACGATGATGATTTCGATCCCGACCGGCGTGAAGATCTTCAACTGGCTGTTCACGATGTACCGCGGCCGCGTGCGCTTCACCGTGCCGATGCTGTGGACGATGGGCTTCCTGTTCACCTTCACCATCGGCGGCATGACCGGCGTGATGCTGTCGGTGGCGCCGGCCGACTTCCTGCTGCACAACAGCCTGTTCCTGGTCGCGCACTTCCACAACGTGATCATCGGCGGCGTGGTGTTCGGCGTGTTCGCCGCGATCAACTACTGGTTCCCCAAGGCGTTCGGGTTCAAGCTCGACGAGTTCTGGGGCAAGGCCACGTTCTGGTTCTGGCTGGTCGGTTTCTGGGTGGCCTTCGGGCCGCTGTACGTGCTGGGTTTGATGGGCGTGACGCGGCGCCTTTCCCACTTCGATGATCCGAGCCTGCAGCCGTATTTCATCGTCGCCGCGTTCGGCGCCTTCCTGATCGCGCTCGGGATCCTGTCCTTCATCATCCAGATCGCCGTCAGCATCATGCGGCGCAAGGAATACGCGGTGGGCGGCGATCCGTGGAACGGCCGCACGCTGGAATGGTCCACCACCTCGCCGCCGCCGGAGTACAACTTCGCGTTCATCCCGATCGTGCACGAGCGCGACGCCTGGACCGACATGAAGGCGCACGGCTTCCAACGCCCGCAGGCGGGCTTCAACGCGATCCACATGCCGAAGAACACCGCGACCGGCGTGATCATCGGCGCGCTGGCCTTCGCCTGCTGCTTCGGGCTGGTCTGGTACATCTGGTGGCTCGCGGCGCTGTCGCTCGTCGGCATCATCGCCGTGGCCATCGCGCACACTTTCAACTACCACCACGACCGCCACATCCACGCGGATGAGGTACGCGCGACCGAGCGCACCGGCAACTGGCAGCAAGACGCACAGGGCGCAAACGCATGA
- a CDS encoding Cytochrome O ubiquinol oxidase subunit III: MNTNAVDIAGSTPEFYCRQEAPPRNGTLLGFWIYLMSDCFIFASLFACNAVLGTEYAGGPTGAQVLDLPGLALNTALLLVSSVVFGFAMLEMARQRKGAMLGWLAVAGLLAAAFVGLEIHEFLGMIAGGAGPGRSAFLSSFFTLVGTHGLHVTLGILWLIVLMVQTVKFGLNEDNTRRLRCLSMFWHFLDLVWVGVFSYVYLIGVLR; the protein is encoded by the coding sequence ATGAACACCAACGCCGTCGATATCGCCGGCTCCACGCCGGAGTTCTACTGCCGCCAGGAAGCGCCGCCGCGCAACGGAACCCTGCTCGGGTTCTGGATTTACCTGATGAGCGACTGCTTCATCTTCGCTTCGCTGTTCGCGTGCAACGCGGTGCTCGGCACCGAATACGCGGGCGGCCCCACCGGCGCGCAGGTGCTCGACCTGCCCGGCCTCGCGCTCAACACCGCGCTGCTGCTTGTTTCATCGGTGGTGTTCGGTTTCGCGATGCTGGAAATGGCGCGCCAGCGCAAAGGCGCCATGCTGGGCTGGCTGGCCGTGGCCGGCTTGCTGGCGGCGGCGTTCGTCGGCCTCGAAATCCATGAATTCCTCGGCATGATCGCCGGGGGCGCCGGCCCCGGCCGCAGCGCGTTCCTGTCCTCGTTCTTCACGCTGGTCGGCACGCACGGCCTGCACGTCACCCTCGGCATCCTGTGGCTGATCGTGCTGATGGTGCAGACGGTCAAGTTCGGACTCAACGAAGACAACACCCGCCGCCTGCGTTGCCTCAGCATGTTCTGGCACTTCCTCGACCTGGTGTGGGTCGGCGTCTTCAGCTATGTCTATCTGATTGGAGTGTTGCGATGA
- a CDS encoding Cytochrome O ubiquinol oxidase subunit IV, whose amino-acid sequence MSQSSASGHVGHSDQGGHGGHDSMREHHGSLRGYLTGFALAAILTVIPFWLVMGHVIANVQVAIFVILALAVIQIFVHIVYFLHLDTRSESGWNMMAFIFTAVLVIIVLGASIWVMYNENANMMPMSPQYQHHVQGR is encoded by the coding sequence ATGAGCCAGTCATCCGCATCCGGCCACGTCGGCCACAGCGATCAAGGCGGGCACGGCGGCCACGACAGCATGCGCGAACACCACGGTAGCCTGCGCGGGTATCTCACCGGTTTCGCGCTGGCCGCGATCCTCACCGTCATCCCGTTCTGGCTGGTGATGGGCCATGTGATCGCGAACGTGCAGGTCGCGATCTTCGTGATCCTGGCGTTGGCCGTGATCCAGATCTTCGTGCACATCGTGTACTTCCTGCACCTCGACACGCGTTCGGAGAGCGGCTGGAACATGATGGCCTTCATCTTCACGGCGGTGCTGGTGATCATCGTGCTGGGCGCGTCCATCTGGGTCATGTACAACGAGAATGCGAACATGATGCCGATGTCGCCGCAGTACCAGCATCACGTGCAGGGCCGGTAG
- a CDS encoding Cytochrome oxidase biogenesis protein Surf1, facilitates heme A insertion, protein MLWMVLLAAAFAGFILLGNWQVRRYHLKLRINHEMQARVHAPPVPAPGPAQWPRAERMQYLHVELRGRYLAGSQTLVRGASRDGYGFWVMTPLRTERGFIVLVNRGYIPDSLPRQPAFAEVETPSGEVALTGLLRSTEPGGGFLRRNDPQRNLWYSRDVAAIAAADHLPADQVAPYFVDADAGADGSRWPVAGLTQVHLYNHSLGYAITWYLLALGTLIAAGIVVRHERQDRRSRTGEQA, encoded by the coding sequence GTGCTGTGGATGGTATTGCTGGCCGCGGCGTTCGCGGGCTTCATCCTGCTGGGCAACTGGCAGGTGCGCCGGTATCACCTGAAGCTGCGCATCAACCATGAAATGCAGGCCCGCGTGCACGCGCCGCCGGTGCCCGCGCCCGGACCTGCGCAGTGGCCGCGCGCGGAGCGGATGCAATACCTGCACGTCGAACTGCGCGGCCGCTACCTCGCGGGCTCGCAGACGCTGGTGCGCGGCGCCAGCCGCGACGGCTACGGTTTCTGGGTGATGACGCCGCTGCGCACCGAGCGCGGTTTCATCGTGCTGGTCAACCGCGGGTACATCCCCGACAGCCTGCCCAGGCAGCCGGCATTCGCCGAAGTCGAAACGCCGAGCGGCGAGGTGGCGTTGACCGGCCTGCTGCGTTCCACGGAACCCGGCGGCGGTTTCCTGCGCCGCAACGATCCGCAAAGAAACCTGTGGTATTCACGCGACGTCGCCGCGATCGCTGCCGCCGATCATCTGCCAGCCGATCAGGTGGCGCCCTACTTCGTCGATGCCGACGCCGGCGCGGACGGTTCCCGCTGGCCGGTGGCGGGACTCACGCAGGTGCACCTCTACAACCACAGTCTCGGCTACGCGATCACGTGGTACCTGCTGGCGCTGGGCACGTTGATCGCCGCGGGCATCGTGGTCCGCCACGAGCGGCAGGATCGCCGGTCGCGCACGGGCGAGCAGGCGTAA